In Raphanus sativus cultivar WK10039 chromosome 5, ASM80110v3, whole genome shotgun sequence, the following proteins share a genomic window:
- the LOC108857023 gene encoding uncharacterized protein LOC108857023: protein MAGDEDPETTPSSPEYKPLPSSSRDLNVAVQVSHPSSIRRRRFIISIFLISFASILIYIFWPSDPRIKIERVKVSHVHVHRRPVPSIDMTMLVTLKVSNADVYSFDFTALDVAIGYRGKTLGHVSSDGGHVRAMGSSYLEAETQLDGVTVFADVISLIHDLAKGYIEFDTVTETNGKLGVLFFRFPLKAKVACGILVNTVNQTISRQSCRPV from the exons ATGGCCGGAGATGAAGATCCTGAAACAACTCCGTCGTCACCGGAATATAAGCCCTTACCTTCATCCAGTCGTGATCTAAACGTTGCCGTTCAGGTATCACATCCTTCCTCGATCAGACGACGCCGTTTCATCATCTCTATATTTCTCATATCTTTTGCCTCGATCCTCATCTACATCTTCTGGCCGTCCGATCCACGCATCAAAATCGAACGGGTCAAAGTTTCCCACGTGCACGTCCACCGTCGACCGGTGCCGTCTATAGACATGACGATGCTCGTTACGCTCAAAGTATCCAATGCTGACGTGTACTCTTTTGACTTCACGGCGCTTGACGTTGCGATTGGTTACAGAGGGAAGACGTTAGGTCACGTGAGTTCTGATGGCGGGCACGTGAGGGCTATGGGTTCGTCTTATCTTGAAGCGGAGACGCAGCTTGACGGCGTCACGGTGTTTGCTGACGTCATTAGCCTGATTCACGATTTGGCCAAGGGCTACATCGAATTTGACACCGTTACGGAGACTAACGGGAAACTTGGCGTTTTGTTCTTCCGTTTCCCTTTAAAG GCGAAAGTGGCATGTGGGATTCTAGTAAATACAGTTAATCAGACAATTTCCCGTCAGAGCTGTAGACCTGTCTGA